Part of the Clostridium sporogenes genome, TCATACAAAAATTAATTTTATACTTTTAATAGTAACTGCTTTACCTAGCTACTAAATCATCTAATTTACACATCAATACCTGAGATAAAACTACTACTTTTTCAAAACTTGGATTCTTTTTATCCCCTCTTTCTAATTCTTCTAAATAGGATTTTGAAATAGATGTTGTAAACTTAGGATTATGAGTAAGATTTTCAATGTCCCGAGCAGTATAGCCCAACTTAATTCTAGCTTCTCGGATTTTTTTCCCATTTAACATATAAATCCCCCTTATGAATTGGTAAAGCAATATTTAATTTTCAACTTAATTATACATCAAAATTAAAAAAATTTATATATATATTTACTATATACTATGTAAAATTAGTATAAAATATCTATATAAAAGAGGGTGTCTCAAAATAAAA contains:
- a CDS encoding helix-turn-helix domain-containing protein; the protein is MLNGKKIREARIKLGYTARDIENLTHNPKFTTSISKSYLEELERGDKKNPSFEKVVVLSQVLMCKLDDLVAR